From Helicobacter anatolicus:
TTATATCCTGCTACATCCTTGATAGTTTTTTTTCCGGCACGGATAATTTTCCCATTTGGTAAAACTATTCGCAAGGCCATAACATAATCTTTAGTGATTCCATATTTTACAGCACGCATTCCTCCAGCATTTTCACTTACATTACCTCCCAAAGTGCTAAAATCCTGTGATGCAGGATCGGGAGGATAAAACAACCCCTCTTTTTCCACAACTTTTTGAAAATCCTTATTAATCACAGCAGGTTGCACTCTAGCAATAAGATTTTTTTTATCAATTTCTAAAATTTGATTAAAATATTTCTCCATTGCAAGTACAACACCACCCTCTATACTTAAAGCACCTCCACTCATTCCACTTCCTGCACCTCTTGGAACTACCGGAATATGATGAGTATTGCAATATGTTAGAATCTGAGAAATTTGATCTTCATTTTGCGGGTAAAGCACACAATCTGGTTGGTAAATCTCACGAGTTGCATCATAAGCATATGCTCTTAAATACGCTTCTTCTTGCCGACACTCCAACTCTCCTACAATATTTTGAAAAAATAAAAAATGTTCGCGCGCTAACATAAAATTATTTTTCTTTATTTTTTTTTCTTTTCAAGCTTTAAGCGTTTTTTTTCTTCTTCTTTTTGTGCTTGCAATTTTGCATCAATTTCTCTTTTTTCTTTTACCATCATTGTTTGATAATCTCGTTCAGGATGTGCAAGATTTGTAAAATATGGAAAATAATATTTTGCTTTTTTTGACTGCATAAAACTAAAAAGCGTACCTGTTTTAATCTCATCAATACGAGAATAAAAAGGGGTTTTTGGTTCTTTAATTCCTGAAGTATCAAAATCCTCTGTTTTCAAAGAAATTGTGCTTTGGCAATCAAGAATATCTAGTGCATTTTCATTTACCACATACAAAAGTCCTACTGCATAGCTCCCGCAAGCTTTTTTAAAAAACTCTTTAGTAGGATCATATCCCCCATAAGCTAGCAAGAACCCCATCAATAAATCTGGACTTAAAAATTCCACTTCTTTATGTGTATTTTTTACTTTTTCATAAGATTCTAAATCCGGTGCAACCAAAAACGCTTTAGTGTTTAATGTTCTGAAATAAACCTTATCTCCAACCTTAACTTTATTAGTAGGTCTAGGAAGATATTTTTGCTTCAAAGTATCAAAATCCATCATCTTACCTATTGCATTTTTTTTGTCAATTGCAATAACAACTACCTGCTTAATAATTCCTGTATAATTATGGAAATCAACTTTAATCCACCCACTCTCACCAATCTGCAAATCCCCCGCTGCAAATTCCACTTGATTTTTACCTAAATCTACTTTTGTAATTTCTACACTTACTTCTTTTTGTAAATTTGCAAAAAGAAATGTCAAAGCAACAATTCCTAAAAATAAAAATCTCATTCTCCATCCTTAAAACTATAAAAATACCATTGTATTCCTAAAAATAGTGATGTTGTTTTTGGTATCTCTTGATCAAAAATAAAATTCAAAGCTATGTTTTTTGGTAGATACAATACCTCCAAACACTCATCATCAACACCTCCACCCTGATTAACTTTATTTTTATCACTCACTTGTGCAAAATACAAATGCTGCACATTTCCATTTGCTCCTGTTGCATTTAAAAACTCTCCAATTTTTTGCAATTCCTGTAGGGAAATATCATATCCACACTCCTCCAAAACTTCCTCTCTTGCAATTTCTTCTAAACTTTTCCCCTCTTTATCAACAAGCCCTGCACAAAGCTCATAAGTATAACCATCTTTTTGAGAATTATAAAACACAGCAGGACGAAATTGTCGCACCAAAACAAATGCTTCTTTAGAAGTATCAAAAAGCAAAATGCAAACACTATCCATAGATTTTATAATGTCCCATTGTTTAGGGATTCCATTTTCTGTATATTTTAACCTTAAGGGCTTAATATATTTAGAATCTTGCATAGGAGTACAACTAATATTAGTAAAATCAACTCTTTTTTTAGGAGGTGAAAAATATTTCAATCTAATGCCTTTGTTTCTAAATATGCTTTTTGCACTTCAAAATCATACACTTCACGCAATCTATCAAGTTCAGATTGCAGAGATTTTGCTAGATTTATAAATTCACGCTTTTTATTGCCTTTTAACTCATTTTTAGCAGTTCTTACAATCCCCATGGGATCAATAGGGCGAGAGTTTTTATACACGCCAAAATGCAAATGTGGACCTGTACTCATTCCCGTACTACCTACCCTACCTATAATCTGTCCTTTTTTAATCATAGCACCAACTCTAGCTTTTGCATCTCTTTTACTCATATGTGCATACAAAGTCCTAATTCCATCACCATGTGCAATCTCTACAACATTTCCATACCCCCCTCTATATCCCGAATAAATAATCTTTCCAGATGCTGCGGCTTTAATCACCGTCCCATGAGGTGCAGCCAAATCCACACCATAATGGGGTCTTGTTTTCTTTAAGACTGGATGAAATCTTCCGTAAGAAAATCTTGATGATATCCTTGTATATTTTACGGGCATATCTAGTAAAAATCCCATGACCTCTCTTCCTGAGAGGTCATAAAAACTTTCATTATAACCAAATAAGTAATTAGATTTTTTATGTGTTTCTACAACAGCAGCCTTAATTTCTGGCACCCAAAAAGTCCTGCCCAGACGATACTTTCTTGTATAAATCATAGCAATTTTATCATTTTTTAACATAAACTTTTTAAAATCAATACTTTTACGATAAATATTTACAAACTCATTTGCTAAAACTACATCACCTGTATACTCTAGAATATCCTGATAAGGAGATTTTTGCACTGCCAATACTAGAGTTTTTTTATGCGTAGTATAGATAATAGGGATAAAATCCAAAAAATATTCTCTGTTTTTTAAATAAATATGTATTTGCACATCTTCACTAATGGGAATTAAAGCTTGTAAAACCATGCCATCCGCATTTTTAAGTAGATAATATACAGAACCTACACGCACCTCACTTGCAAGTTCCTTATCAGTATTAGAGAGATTGTAATAAAGCTTTAAGGGTAATTTATTTTGCTCTAAAAATGCAAGTAAAGAAAGTCCACTATTCCATACTAAACGCTCGCCGACTGCCCCAAAGCAAAAGGTTAATACGAACAAAAAAACAAAAAAAAATTTTTTCATCTCTTTCCTTTAACTTCAAAAATTATATAAAAACATGATTAATATCATTTTTTTGCATCACTTAAAACAACACCAAATAACACATTTCCTCCACCTTTTTCTATAGCCTTTTTTGCCTCAAGCATACTCAAACCCGTTGTTACAATATCATCAAAAATTACAAGATTTTTATTCCCGCTTTTATAAACCAATCCTCTAGGATTTTTTTGTCGAAATTCCAAACTTTTTCCCGCATATTTCACTTTATTTTTTGCCTGTAATTCCCCATAAATTGGGGTAATCATATTTCTAAAGGCATGCAAAATTACTCCTGTATGCGAATATCCTTTTTTTGGATCATCATCAATTCCTACACCATGAGCAATATATTGTTTAAAAAATTCCTGATGTGTTGTTAAAAAATGTGCATTTGCTTTTTTAGCAAGCAAAGAAAACACTCTACTGCCAATAGCATAATATTTGGTATTTAACAACAAACTTATATCTTGATAATTATAAAAACTATAAATTTTTAAATCCTCTACAATACGAATTTTTGGTTTAACTTTTAAAAACTGATCCCTACAATTTTTACAAAGCAAGGAAAAACAAAAAGCACTACAAGTTAAACAAAGCATAAGATCTAAATAATAAATTTTAAAATTTGCTGATGAATAAAATCTCTAGGTTTTGTCGCATCCACTAAAAGTTTTTTACAATCTAATTTTTCTACAACTTCCAAAAGATTATCTTGAATTTTCATTAAATAATCTATCCCTCTTTGCTCAATTACATCATGATCTTTTTGCAAAATTCTTTCTTTAAGATTCTCTCTATCAATATAAAATAAAACAACTCTATCTGGTAAAATATCGCGCATTACAAAAAGATTATACTCCCACGATTCTTTCATTTTATCTTTGGCATATGCAATCCCTGATATAAAGCTCCTATCTGCAAAAATTTTTTTATCCTTATTTGGCAAAAGCACTTCTTTATAATGTTGTGCCCTATCTGCCAAAAATAAAAAAAATTCTGTATAAAAATCAAGATTTTTTGTCATCAAAATTATTTCTCGAATTTTTGCGCCAATCTTACTCCCTCCTGGTTCTTTTGTGAAAATTGCATCTGGAAAAATTGGCTTTAAAAGCTCAATTTGCGTACTCTTTCCACAAGTATCAATCCCCTCAAATACTACATACATAACATACCCTTTTTTTTAATATACGTAAATACCTCTTCTGGCACAATGTGTGAAATCTTTCCCTTATGTGTCAAAATATTACGCACTACAGAAGAGCTAATAAAGGCATTCTCTAAACTTGGCATGAAATAAATTGTATCTAACTCTGCATTTAAAGAAGTATTAGCATACCCCATTTGTATTTCATATTCAAAATCACTCACTACTCTAAGCCCACGCACCAAAAACCGTACTCCATTTTGTTTTGCAAAATCTGCCAAAAGGTTATCAAACCCCACACATTTTACATTGGCTAGATTTTTTGTCGCTAATTTCACCATCTCTACCCTATCTTCAAGACTAAACATAGGTTTTTTGGCACTAGATTGAGCCACAGCTACCAAAATTTCATCAAAAAGATCCGCGCTCCGTGTAATCACATCTAAATGCCCATTACTCAAAGGATCAAAAGTACCAGGATAAATTGCCATTTTTCTCATTATTGCCACCTTTTATACAAGGAATGAGAAATATTTAAAGAATCAAACCATTTACCAATTAAAAATTTTTCCATATCTTCTAGAGTTTTAGCACCAGAATAATACCCCAAAACAGGCGGTGCTATGATTGCTCCATGTAAAAAAAGTTTATGCATATTTTCTAATGCAATTGCTGAAAAAGGCATTTCTCTTGGTGCCAACAATAAAGTCTTGCGCTCTTTTAGCATGACACTAGCACTCCGCGTAATCAAATCATCACAAATCCCATAAGCAATTTTTGCGAGTTTATTCATTGAGGTAGGAATAATTGCCATTTTATCAACCCCAAAACTTCCTGAGGCAATACAAGCACCAATATCTCTAGAATCCAAAATTTGTACATTTTCTCCAGGATTAAAATTTAACCCCTCTTTTTTAATCACCTCTTTTGCCCCTTGACTTAATACCAAAAAAATCTCAAAATCACTAGGTAGATAATTTAAAAACTTAATTCCAAGTTCTATACTACTAGCCCCACTAATTCCAAGTACAAATTTCACAACACTTCTCCCATATTGTTTGTAAGAATCCTCACACGCAAAACTTTTTTTGTCTCAGGATTTAATGCCTCTATAATGGCATTTTTTGCACCATCTTCCTTTGCAATAAGCGTTAATTGTATTTGCATATTCCCTTCTTTATAAACTGCCAAAAAAGTATCATTTTTACGAATAAGAATTTTAGATTCTATAAGATTTTGAGTAATAAGTGTTTCTTTGGGGATAAAAATTTTTGCACCAACATGATTGACATCTTTTGGATTAATTATAGGAGAAAGAATCCTAGAAAGCTCTATAGGTTTTAATCGGATATTTTCCGTGCTAATATCTTGAGATTTTTTAATTTCATTTTTGGCAAAAATAGCCTTTAGTGTTGCATCTATATAATATTCTACAAAATGTGCATATTCTTTATTTTTATAAAGAAAAATAATCTTTATTTTTCCTTGTGCAAGAAAATCCTTAGAATCTAAAACAACTTTTTTAATCTGCACCTCATTAATCTGACTAGATTGACTAAGTCCTAAAGTAATAGCATGAATTTCTATTTTATGATTTTTATAAAAAACTTCATATTCTTTTTTAATTTTATTTTTAAGCATCTCTATATTGTCTGCTACTAAAAAAGCAATACTAAAAAAAAAGCAATAAAAAATCTTTTGCACTCTCACGCCTTTTCTACAAAACCTGATTTAATACGCCGTATCAAGCCACCAAAACTAATTGTCAAAAACATGTCTTGACCTATTTTCTCTACCTTTTGCACAATCCCCAAACCAAAAACCCTATGTATAACTGCATCATTTTTTACAAACCCACCTGTTTGTATGTCAAGATTTTTACCCTGTAAAATCTGAGCTTCTTGCAAAAATCTTGAACTTTTCAAAGGACCTGTATGGTGCAACCTAGAATTTGCATGACTTGTATATAGCTTCTTTTTAGCACGCGTAAAAGCCACATAAGCCAACCTTCTTTCTTCTTCTAAATCTGTATCTTTTTTTTCATGAGGAAAAATTTTTTCCTCCATACCAATCACAAAAACATAATCAAACTCAAGGCCCTTAGAAGTATGAATGCTCATACATTTTACACTACCTTCTTGTGTATCATCTAGGCTTGAAGACAAAGCAATATTATTAAAAAAATCAATTATCGTAGAATCTATATTTTCTTCAAAATATTCCTTAATTGTTTGCAAAAGTTCTTTTATGTTTGCCATACGATCTATATGATCATATTCTGCCTCATAAGCTTGTAAAATATTAATATGATTTAATAATGCTTCTGCCATCTTATAAGGCCTATCTCTATCTTCACGCAATACTTCTAAAAGTGCGAAAAACTCACGCAATGTCGCAAGAACCTTTGAAGATAAGACATTATCATATTCTCCTTGCAAAAAACACTCCACCACGCTTATTTTTTTTTCTCTAGCTAAAGAAAATATTTTTTCTTGCGTCTTTTCACCGATTCCACGTTTTGGTTGATTAATAATGCGCTCAAGCGAGAAATCATCATGCTTATTGCTTAAGTATCGTAGATATGCCAATATATCTTTAATTTCTGCTCTTTCATAAAAACGCATTGTTCCCACCAACATATGCGGCACTTTCAATCTGTTTAAATTTTCCTCCAACCCTTTTGACATTGCATTCAACCTAAACAATACCGCAATATCATCTGCCCTAACACCCTTATGCAATAAATTTTGTATTTCTTGTGCTATACCAAAAGCCTCTGCCTTAGAATCTTCAAAACTTAAATTTTTTATTGCCTCTCCACTTCCCTTTATGCTTCTTAATGTCTTTCCAATTCTCTGAGTATTATACGCAATCATTAAATTTGCTGCATTTAAAATTTCTTCCGTAGAGCGATAGTTTTCTTCCAATTTTATAGTTTTAACATCCTTAAAATGCTTATTAAATTGCAAAATATTCTGAATATCTGCACCACGCCAACCATAAATACTTTGATCATCATCTCCCACAACACAAAGGTTTTCATGAGAAAAACAAAGCTTTCGCAACAGTTGAAATTGTAGATAATTTGTATCCTGATATTCATCTACCATAATATAAGAATAAGTTTGCGAGATTCTTGCAGCAAGTGCATCATTTGTACTTAAAATATTAAAAGGCAAAAGCAATAAATCATCAAAATCTACTAAATTGTGATCTAGTAATTCTTGTTGGTATGCGTAAAAAAACTCCTCTAAATATTCTTTTTCTTCACCTAGAGATCCAAGTAAACTATTTTTTATATAAGAAATTTCCGAACTAATTTCTCTTGTAGTCAAGTCTATATTTTTTACTTTTTTTTCAATCTTGCTAAGAATCTTATTTTTGTCCTTATCATCAATTACAGAAAAATCATTTTTGCGCCCTAAGTATGTAATATAAAACTTCAAAAACATTAGTCCAAAACGATGAAAAGTAGCCAAAATAGGAATGCTACTTTGAGAACCAATAAGACTTAATGCTCTTTGGCGCATCTCCATACTTGCTTTATTTGTAAAAGTTAATGTCAAGGTATTTTGCGCAGGTATCCCAATCTCATCGATCAAATATGCCAATCGCGTTGTTAAAGTTTTTGTCTTTCCACTTCCTGCACCAGCTAACACCAGCAAAGGCCCATCAACATGCATAGCTGCAGATTTTTGTGCAGCATTTAGACCCCTTAGGATATCACTCATTTCTTATACCTTTTAGAATCTAAAATTTTTTGTGTATCAATTTCAAAATCAAAAAATTGAGGTTCAAAAAATTTTCCAGAAAGCATATTATAATACCCTGTTGCTGTGCGAAAATTTCCTCTTTGCTGATATAGCATTCCCAAAGCCATTCTTGCTTCAAATTCTGATTCTGCTTCCATTTTTGAAAGTTGTAATAAAAGTGTTGCGTTATCTTTATCTTGAAGTCCCATTGCAGCAACAGCAGCCAAAAACTGTGTATGAGAATCATCTTCTTTTAATTTTTCTATCAAAACCTTATAGATATCATAAGCCTGTTCAAATTTATGTTGGTAAATATTTACCAATGCCAAAGCCTGCAAAATCCCATTTGTATCCTCAAGGGTCTCAGTAAGTTTTTTACGTAGCGTTTCTTCTTGATTCTGCAAAGATCCTGTAATAAAACCAATATGTGCATAAAGCTCTCTTGCCAAAGCTGGACCGTAAAAAATACTATCAAAATTATTTACTTTTTGCACAAGAAGGTTATGCAAGCCCAAAGCAATTTGCTTAAAACTTGTCTTTAAATCCCTAGCGACCATATAAAAAATATCTGCAATAAAGTCATTAGGATTCATATCTTTTAACGCCATAAAAGAATCTTCTAAGGCTTTTTGGTTTTTAGAACGCATTGCGTATGCAGCCTTTAAGGCATAATAAATTGATTTTTTATTTTTTACTTGATCAATCCACAACATTTCATCTGCGACATTATTATTCAAATAACCTAAAAATGCAAGCAAAAACTTCCTATGCTCTGGATTTTGAATTACCAAATCTTCAAAATTTTTAGTGATATCATTTTGAATTCTCTTAGTATTTTTATCCAAAAAATATGATGCAATAATTGCATACATTGCAGAATCTATTTCTTGTGTATTAAGATAGTATGCTTTTATAAAATGTTTATAAGCCTGTGTATAATTTTCCATCTGTGCATAAAGCAACCCTGCGTTATAGTGTAAAATAGAGTGATTTGGATTTTGATCTAGCATTGTTTTTAAAATTTCCAATGCCTTACGCACTTTTTTCTGATTGACATAAACCAATGCCTCTGCAATATTTTTATCAATTTTTGCAATCGTCTGACCTTCTATCACTTTTTCTTCAGAAGCCAAAATATTTCCTGATAATAACATTCCACCTTGATGTAACGCCCCCAAAGCATCTTGAATATTAAACACCTTAAAAGGGGCATAATAAAATAAAATTTTATACGCCATTACATCTTGTGTATCCAAAATATGCTTAACAAAAAGTTCTTGTGCAAGATTAATATCAAAAATTTTTGGATGCAGTACTACTTTGATAGGATAGGACTTCAACACCTTTTCTTGTTCATTTTTATCTGCAAATTGCTCCAAAATTTTAGCGGCATTAAAAAAATCTTTCATTTTAAGATATACGATTTGTAACGCCAATTTTGCATCACGATCCTCAGGATACTTATAAATATACTGTGAGAGATATTGTTTTGCTCTATCATAATCCCCAATTTTTGCATAAAGCAACCCCAGGGTTTTGTAATCTTTTTGAGACTTCTTCTCCAAAATATCAATAGCATTTTCATAATTATTAAAAATCAAATAAGTTTTTACTAATAAGGTATCGCTAAATTGTACATATGCATCAGAGCTTGGATTTTTAAGTGCCGAAAAAGTGGCAAAATAATTTTGATTATAAAATTGTATAAGAGCATAAAGATAGCTATAAAATGCTTCACTATTTTCCTGCGACAATTCTTTGGCTGCTAAATTTAAATAATATTTATAAGAATCTTGATCGCCAAGATATTTTGCACTCATTGCTGCATTAAAGGCATTTAAGCTTATATCATCACCTGAACTAATAGCTTGCTTAAATGATTCTAATGCCATTGCATATTCTTTTTGCCTAAGTCTTACAACTCCCAAATTATAACTTGCTAAGGATTGTGAAAAATTTGCAATTTTATTATAAACATTTAATGCTTCTAAAACATTACCATTACTATAAAGCATATGTGCCTTTTGGATAAGGCCATTTAATTCTTTATTATTAATAGGATTCGCGAGTGCATTAAGTTTTGGCAAAGATTGTAGCACCTCACTAGGAATCTCTTCATCTAAATCTTGTTTTTTTTCCAATACAGCAATTCTTTCACTTGACTCTTGAATTTCTTTTCCATGTGTTTTTTTATGAGAAATTGCCCATAAAACTATCAAGGCCAATAAGGACAAAAAAACCCCACTAATAATTCCTAAAAATATTGCCTTTTGTTTTGTGCCAAAGCCTCGGAATTTTTTGATTAATGCTTTAATATCAATCTTAAAAATTCTAGAAAACTTACTTTCTTCACTCTCCTCAAGGGAATTTACTTCTAATTTTTTTTTCGCCATTCTCTAAATCACAAATAAGATTTCAAAGCTTCAGGTATCTCAATACTTCCATCTTCTTTTTGATAATTTTCCATAATTGCAATCAGTGTTCTGCCTACCGCCAAAGAAGAACCATTTAAAGTATGCACTAAAGCATTTTTCTTATCTTCTTTATAGCGAATTTTTGCTCTTCTTGCTTGAAAATCTCTTGTATTAGAAACAGAACTAATTTCACGATAACAATTTTGTCCTGGTAACCACACTTCAATATCCACGGTATTGCTCGCACTAAAACCTAAATCACCCCCACAAAGCTGTACCATACGATGAGGAAGCCCCAAAGCCTCCAAAATCCCACTAGCCGTATCAATCATCTTTTGATGAATCTCATCACTTTGCTCTGGCTTAGTAATCGCTACAAGCTCTACTTTATCAAACTGATGCTGTCTAATCATTCCTCTTGTATCCCTTCCTGCACTTCCTGCTTCTTTTCTAAAACAAGGGGTTTGCGCGGTAAGTAAAATTGGCAAATCTTGCGCAGGGATAATTTCATCATGATAAAGATTTGTTAATGTAATCTCAGAAGTCGAAATCAAATAAAAATCTTGCTTTTTTACTTCTTCGCCAATAATCAAAGGGTCTGTGTTACCATCAATTTTAAACATATCTTCTTCAAATTTTGGAAGTTGTCCTGTTCCAAAAAGCATTTTTTCGTTAACAATAACTGGAGTTACCACCATTTCAAACCCTGCTTTTTGATTATAATCAAGCATAAAATTTATCAAAGCCCTGTTTAATCTTGCACCCATACCCCTTAACACGGAAAATCGACTTTTTGCAAGTTTTACTCCTCGCTCAAAATCAATCCAACCATTTTCTTGTGCCAACTCCCAATGCTCCTTGGGCTTAAAGGCAAATTCTTTTGGTTTTAAAACTTTTTTTAACTCAATATTATCATTTTCATCATCACCCTTTGGAGTTTTTTCATCAGGAATATTAGGAATTCCAAAAAGTAAATTTTCTAAAATTTCTTCTTTTGCTTTAAGTTCTTGATTCAAAGTAGCAATTTCCTTTTTTAAACCATCAAGCTGAGATTTTAAAACCTCCAAAGCCTCCTTCCCCTCTTTTGCTTTTTCACCAAATAATTTAGATTGTTTATTTTGTTCTGCTTGCAAGGATTCTAAATTCTGTTTAGTTTTTTTATAATTTTGTGCCGCATCTTTTAATGTCAACAAAATATCGCCATCTACTTTTTTTATTTGTAATTTTTCACTCACACTATCAAAATTATTTAGCAAATTCTTTACATCAATCATACTTTCAAACCCCTAAAGCTTTATTTATACCAAAAATCTTAAATAATTCTAGCATAAAACATTAGATATTCCTATTCTTTCATTTTGCTATAATTAAACAAAATTATCACAAGATAAAGGCATTGTCATGAAACCTACTTTTTCAAATCTTCTTTTAAAATTACAAGAATTTTGGAAAGAACAAGGATGTATTATTGTGCAACCTTATGATATCCCTGCTGGTGCAGGTACTTTTCATCCTGCGACGCTATTGCGTAGCCTAGATAGCAAGCCTTGGTCAGTTGCCTATGTAGCACCATCACGACGCCCAACAGATGGAAGATATGGAGAAAATCCAAATCGCCTAGGAAGCTACTATCAATTTCAAGTTTTAATCAAACCTAGTCCTGATAATATTCAAGAGCTTTATTTAAAAAGTTTAGAACATCTTGGATTAAATCTCAAAAAACATGATATTCGTTTTGTAGAAGACAACTGGGAATCCCCAACTCTTGGTGCATGGGGACTTGGTTGGGAGGTATGGCTTGATGGTATGGAAGTTACACAATTTACCTATTTTCAGCAAGTAGGTGGAATTGCTTGCGATCCTGTAGCAATTGAAATCACCTATGGCGTAGAACGCCTAGCTACTTATATCCAACAAGTAGAATCTATTTTAGATATTGAATGGGGGGAAAATACTTGTAAAGAAAGTGTAAATTATGCAGATGTGCACTTAGAGAGTGAGTATCAATTTAGCAAATATCATTTTGAAGTTGCTGATACAAAAAGAATTTTAGAACTTTTTACACTTGTGCAAGATGAAGCAAAATCCTGTTTGGAAAAACACCTTCCCCTACCTGCATATGACTTCACTATGCTAAGCTCACATTTTTTCAATATTCTTGATGCAAGGAAAGCAATTTCTGTTTCACAAAGACAGGAGTTTATCTTAAAAATTCGTGAACTTTCTAAAAATTGCGCCCTACTATACAAAGAGCAAGAAAAACAAAGAGAGCAAAGACTGCAAAATATTAAACAAAGCTAAATAAAAATCATGAAACAAATTATTTTTCTACTCATAAGTTTATCCTTTGTCTTTGGAGGGGATCTA
This genomic window contains:
- a CDS encoding plasminogen-binding N-terminal domain-containing protein, yielding MRFLFLGIVALTFLFANLQKEVSVEITKVDLGKNQVEFAAGDLQIGESGWIKVDFHNYTGIIKQVVVIAIDKKNAIGKMMDFDTLKQKYLPRPTNKVKVGDKVYFRTLNTKAFLVAPDLESYEKVKNTHKEVEFLSPDLLMGFLLAYGGYDPTKEFFKKACGSYAVGLLYVVNENALDILDCQSTISLKTEDFDTSGIKEPKTPFYSRIDEIKTGTLFSFMQSKKAKYYFPYFTNLAHPERDYQTMMVKEKREIDAKLQAQKEEEKKRLKLEKKKK
- a CDS encoding NUDIX domain-containing protein, with amino-acid sequence MQDSKYIKPLRLKYTENGIPKQWDIIKSMDSVCILLFDTSKEAFVLVRQFRPAVFYNSQKDGYTYELCAGLVDKEGKSLEEIAREEVLEECGYDISLQELQKIGEFLNATGANGNVQHLYFAQVSDKNKVNQGGGVDDECLEVLYLPKNIALNFIFDQEIPKTTSLFLGIQWYFYSFKDGE
- a CDS encoding peptidoglycan DD-metalloendopeptidase family protein; this translates as MKKFFFVFLFVLTFCFGAVGERLVWNSGLSLLAFLEQNKLPLKLYYNLSNTDKELASEVRVGSVYYLLKNADGMVLQALIPISEDVQIHIYLKNREYFLDFIPIIYTTHKKTLVLAVQKSPYQDILEYTGDVVLANEFVNIYRKSIDFKKFMLKNDKIAMIYTRKYRLGRTFWVPEIKAAVVETHKKSNYLFGYNESFYDLSGREVMGFLLDMPVKYTRISSRFSYGRFHPVLKKTRPHYGVDLAAPHGTVIKAAASGKIIYSGYRGGYGNVVEIAHGDGIRTLYAHMSKRDAKARVGAMIKKGQIIGRVGSTGMSTGPHLHFGVYKNSRPIDPMGIVRTAKNELKGNKKREFINLAKSLQSELDRLREVYDFEVQKAYLETKALD
- a CDS encoding ComF family protein translates to MLCLTCSAFCFSLLCKNCRDQFLKVKPKIRIVEDLKIYSFYNYQDISLLLNTKYYAIGSRVFSLLAKKANAHFLTTHQEFFKQYIAHGVGIDDDPKKGYSHTGVILHAFRNMITPIYGELQAKNKVKYAGKSLEFRQKNPRGLVYKSGNKNLVIFDDIVTTGLSMLEAKKAIEKGGGNVLFGVVLSDAKK
- the tmk gene encoding dTMP kinase, giving the protein MYVVFEGIDTCGKSTQIELLKPIFPDAIFTKEPGGSKIGAKIREIILMTKNLDFYTEFFLFLADRAQHYKEVLLPNKDKKIFADRSFISGIAYAKDKMKESWEYNLFVMRDILPDRVVLFYIDRENLKERILQKDHDVIEQRGIDYLMKIQDNLLEVVEKLDCKKLLVDATKPRDFIHQQILKFII
- the coaD gene encoding pantetheine-phosphate adenylyltransferase; protein product: MRKMAIYPGTFDPLSNGHLDVITRSADLFDEILVAVAQSSAKKPMFSLEDRVEMVKLATKNLANVKCVGFDNLLADFAKQNGVRFLVRGLRVVSDFEYEIQMGYANTSLNAELDTIYFMPSLENAFISSSVVRNILTHKGKISHIVPEEVFTYIKKKGMLCM
- a CDS encoding UbiX family flavin prenyltransferase gives rise to the protein MKFVLGISGASSIELGIKFLNYLPSDFEIFLVLSQGAKEVIKKEGLNFNPGENVQILDSRDIGACIASGSFGVDKMAIIPTSMNKLAKIAYGICDDLITRSASVMLKERKTLLLAPREMPFSAIALENMHKLFLHGAIIAPPVLGYYSGAKTLEDMEKFLIGKWFDSLNISHSLYKRWQ
- the flgA gene encoding flagellar basal body P-ring formation chaperone FlgA, which translates into the protein MQKIFYCFFFSIAFLVADNIEMLKNKIKKEYEVFYKNHKIEIHAITLGLSQSSQINEVQIKKVVLDSKDFLAQGKIKIIFLYKNKEYAHFVEYYIDATLKAIFAKNEIKKSQDISTENIRLKPIELSRILSPIINPKDVNHVGAKIFIPKETLITQNLIESKILIRKNDTFLAVYKEGNMQIQLTLIAKEDGAKNAIIEALNPETKKVLRVRILTNNMGEVL
- a CDS encoding ATP-dependent helicase, which translates into the protein MSDILRGLNAAQKSAAMHVDGPLLVLAGAGSGKTKTLTTRLAYLIDEIGIPAQNTLTLTFTNKASMEMRQRALSLIGSQSSIPILATFHRFGLMFLKFYITYLGRKNDFSVIDDKDKNKILSKIEKKVKNIDLTTREISSEISYIKNSLLGSLGEEKEYLEEFFYAYQQELLDHNLVDFDDLLLLPFNILSTNDALAARISQTYSYIMVDEYQDTNYLQFQLLRKLCFSHENLCVVGDDDQSIYGWRGADIQNILQFNKHFKDVKTIKLEENYRSTEEILNAANLMIAYNTQRIGKTLRSIKGSGEAIKNLSFEDSKAEAFGIAQEIQNLLHKGVRADDIAVLFRLNAMSKGLEENLNRLKVPHMLVGTMRFYERAEIKDILAYLRYLSNKHDDFSLERIINQPKRGIGEKTQEKIFSLAREKKISVVECFLQGEYDNVLSSKVLATLREFFALLEVLREDRDRPYKMAEALLNHINILQAYEAEYDHIDRMANIKELLQTIKEYFEENIDSTIIDFFNNIALSSSLDDTQEGSVKCMSIHTSKGLEFDYVFVIGMEEKIFPHEKKDTDLEEERRLAYVAFTRAKKKLYTSHANSRLHHTGPLKSSRFLQEAQILQGKNLDIQTGGFVKNDAVIHRVFGLGIVQKVEKIGQDMFLTISFGGLIRRIKSGFVEKA